The proteins below are encoded in one region of Styela clava chromosome 4, kaStyClav1.hap1.2, whole genome shotgun sequence:
- the LOC144421883 gene encoding uncharacterized protein LOC144421883 — MKSDACFLEEKVRAMTSSGMYRDMAEKELENRKVRQEIKMMFDSLDHCKIANVSAPRIQRFNTQLPMNLSRSFLCNKEGHFKRDCPCCNKIGDSFDINHHFVKHGNADEVSRKTLLRHLAKCDARLDFSWKIDFDIPAGRVNSIGFC, encoded by the exons ATGAAATCAGACGCTTGCTTTCTTGAGGAAAAAGTCAGAGCAATGACATCCAGTGGGATGTATCGGGATATGGCCGAGAAAGAATTAGAGAACAGGAAA GTGcgtcaagaaataaaaatgatgttCGATAGTTTGGATCATTGCAAAATAGCAAATGTGAGCGCTCCGAGGATCCAACGATTCAATACTCAACTGCCGATGAATCTATCAAGAAGTTTTTTATGTAATAAGGAAGGACATTTTAAAAGAGACTGCCCGTGTTGCAATAAAATTGGAGATAGTTTCG ACATCAACCACCACTTTGTGAAGCATGGAAATGCAGACGAAGTCAGTCGAAAGACACTTCTAAGACATCTTGCGAAATGTGATGCTCGTTTAGACTTTTCATGGAAAATAGATTTTGACATACCAGCGGGAAGGGTGAACTCCATAGGATTCTGTTGA